DNA from Aphis gossypii isolate Hap1 chromosome 3, ASM2018417v2, whole genome shotgun sequence:
ttatttttatttaatttttttgagtatGACTAAAGTTAGGTCTACTAAAGGCCAAATGAAAATGCTAGTGGAATTAGTTTCAAATGATCCACAACTGGCTGCTTCAAAATTTACAGCAAACTTCACACAGAAAATGTTCAAAGAACGTTGGAATAAAATAGCAACAGAATTAAATGCAAGGTTAGGGGCCGAAAAATCTGGGGAAAAATGGAAAAAGGTAATTTTGATTACAATACATGtacttatttcattaatatactaGGTTCTAAATCTagttgtagtataatatattagtggtagttatgtctaaaatattcttaagttttcataaaagattttattataggcATGGCAAGATGCAAGAGCTGCTACTAAAACAAAAGCTGCTGCTCTGCGCAGACATATAAATGGCACTGGTGGTAGACCAGCATCTCATATCATAATGTCTGATTTTCAGAATGATGTATTACCACTATTGAGTCAAGCTTCTGTGACTGGTCATTGTCTTAGTTCAGAATCAGAAGtaacattttcatttgaagATGTTGTTGCCAAGGGAAATAGTGTGATAATATGTAACGAAACTGAAAGTtagttaatgtattattaatttagttaattatcaaatattattctcttcttaaaaaatactgtattataataatatattttatactcataaaataacagtattaAACCATAATGGTATGTatcaattatacttaataattttattgtaaacatacattaatatagcattaaataaaaatataaatatatgaactactcaaaataattgttttctggATTGTTTACTCACagactttaaatacttttactcactctttattttacttttagaatTTGGATTTGCAGATGGCAATGAACAATTCAAATTTGATGATGTTGAAAATGATGTGAGGCGTAAGTAAatattggataaaatattcttCACATATAGACAATCAAAatgaattgaaataatatttgttataacagcagttgatattattgaacaaCAATTGGATGTAGAACATTATCAGCATATAATTACTGTAGAAGTTGAACAAGAAAAAGATAAACATCAAAAGTTAGATGTAACAGCTTCGAAAATTggtactttatataatttattacagttcactgttaatttgatatttcaacaattccacataataatataggtataatattatgtgaccatgcaaattaataacattaatttttttaaggaaataaatgtacaccatcaaaaaaaataataaataatgaataataatacagcaGCTCAATGCCTAGCTGATGGAGCcaatagaaaaatagaaattaaaactgattattataatcttatatataaaaatgaatcgcaaaatttggtaagcgcataactcaacaacgcctggaccgatttcgctcattctttttttgtttgggtcgtaattgtcaggagaaggttcttacggacgaaaaatttgagaaagttatcgggttagagaaatatgacgaggtggtgatgaaattacagaggcgccatctatccagcaaatagtcaactaaattatttttggtagtcaatggcaaccatttaaataaaataaatcatttatttaaaatgtttttaaaaatgcatgcaaaTAGACATACAAACAACGCAAATGTTCGCAAATGTTCGTTGAAGTCCAAGGATGGTTTTTACGGctagaaaaattagaattattgctggaaaaacctaaaatagcccttttctttttaaaatagcccttcctataatatttataatataatactgatcGTATCCATGGCAACCAACAATCGTGTTTTGTGCAGAGTGTTTAGTTAGTTAGTGTTTGTTTAGTTCGTgattagtgaaaaaataatttatattgatatgccTCCTATAAGACGAAGCAATTTAGGTAGAAGAACCAGAAATGCTACAAACCAAGCTAATTACCGATCTAATTCACAAACGCGTGAAGCGCGAGCAAGTTTGAATCGAGCTGCTTTTAGTTACGATGTGTCAATTGACTACAGTAACTACCAATGTGTTGTTATTGGTTCTATGAACTCGGTTTGCTCACACTGTAaggcattaaaatacaaaaacgaagCCAATGGATTGTGTTGCGCAAATGGTAAAGTGAAATTGATACCATTGGATCCACCACCAGAACCATTGTACTCATTGGTTTCAGGAATAGGAACAGATTCTATACACTTTTTGACAAATAtccaacaatataacaattgctTTCAAATGACTTCATTTGGGGCAACAAATGTAGTTCGGGAAAATTTTATGCCAACTTtcaaggtatgtattatagcagttactcataattattttagcgaACAAAATTTTCTGTCACCAAAGTTAAGATGTGTCACTAATCTTCAATTTCTTAATCATTACGAAATATATCACttagtcatcatattatattatggtgtttCAGTTTCAGtgacacttttattatattttatatttgatagatattagttaaaactaaatatatactttttaagatcaaatattatttaagtttgatcACCGACAAtccattaatttataccacaccataatatattttttttatttacagatacAAGGGCAAATATATCATAGAGCAGGTTCACTGTTACCAGTGTCAGATAGCGACAACAAATTcctgcaaatttattttatgggcaATTCACCACAAGAAATTGATCTGCGTTGTGCacataacaatttagtaaAGAGGTCTATTGTAGAACAATTACAAACTTTATTTCATCAACACaatcaattgattatattgtttaaaactgcCCTGGATCTGATGCCATCCGATAAtcacaaaattgtaatcagAGCTGATAAAACACCTGCAGGTCAACATACAAGACGTTTTAATGCACCAACTATTGATGAAGTTGCTATCGTTGTAGTTGGAGAAAACTTGGAATCCCgtgatattgttttacgtCGTCGGAATGATCAATTACAACGTATAAAGGAAACACACCGCTCATATGATGCACTGCAATATCCCATTATATTTTGGCAAGGTGAAGATGGCTACGatttctcaataaaaatgataaatcccattgcaggtaactaaaatattagtttagctATGGCGATAATATCtcagtcattatattatgtattttaattttatatttgaatgttattaaaacaaaatctatttacaGGTTCTGAAACCAACAAAAAAGTCAGTTCAATGAACTATTATTCATACCGCCTAATGATTCGGGAAAATGAAGATAATCACATATTGAAATGTCGGCGATTATATCACAAATATGTTGTTGacatgtatgttaaaattgaaacggAAAGATTAACATTCATCAGGTTGAATCAAACCAAACTCCGATCTGAAGAGTATATTCACCTTCGAGATGCGATTAATACTGATGGAAATGCACAGAATGTCGGTCGGATGACTATTCTTCCAGCAACATACATCGGAAGCCCTCGGCATATGCACGAATATGCTCAAGATGCCATGTCGTATGTTCGTCATTATGGTACAGCAGATTTGTTCATCACATTTACATGCAATCCGCAATGGATAGAAATCAATCAGGAGTTATTCTCTGGGCAATCACCCATTGATCGTCATGATATTACAGCCAGAGTCTTTAGACAAAAGTTGAAATCTTTAATGGATTTCATCGTAAAACATAATGTGTTTGGTGAGACACGCTGCTGGATGTATTCTGTGGAGTGGCAGAAACGAGGATTGCCACATGCACACATTTTGATTTGGttggttgaaaatataagGCCAAATGAAGTTGATGCAGTGATATCAGCTGAAATCCCTAATGTACAAGTAGATCCTGGATTGCATGAGGTAGTTATCAAAAACATGATACATGGTCCCTGTGGAActcttaatcaaaattcacCGTGTATGATGGATGGTAAATGTTCAAAACGATATCCACGGACATTAATATCGGAAACAATTACTGGTAATGACGGTTATCCATTGTATCGTCGCAGATCGACAGCAGACAATGGAAAATCAACAAttgtcaaattaaatcaacaagaTATTGAAATAGATAATCGTTGGATTGTTCCATATTCACCCATTTTATCAAAGACATTCAAAGCACACATCAACGTTGAATCTTGCCATTCAgtgaaatctattaaatacatttgcaaaTATGTAGCCAAAGGGAGTGATATGGCTGTGATTGGAATTGGTGCAGAGAATTCCAATGATGAAGTTACCCAATACCAAATGGGCCGCTATGTCAGTAGTAATGAAGCAGTTTGgcgaatattttcttttcctaTTCATGAGAGACACCCTTCTGTTGTTCACTTAGCTGTGCATTTAGAAAATGGACAAAGAGTGTATTTTACAGCACAGAACGCAGTACAAAGAGCTGCTCAGCCACCATCTACTACATTAACCAGTTTTTTTGAGACATGCCAAAACGATGATTTCGCACAAACATTGCTATATTCTGAaatgccaaaatattatacctggaATCAATCCTCAAGGAGATTTATACGACGGAAACAAGGAAAACCAGTTCCAGGATATACAGATGTATATTCCACCGATGCGATTGGCCGGATTTATTCAGTACATCCAAGCAATgatgaatgtttttacttaCGACTGCTATT
Protein-coding regions in this window:
- the LOC126550758 gene encoding uncharacterized protein LOC126550758, which codes for MPYIVDETNDDALFCNIPIQLLNNLDFGFVDLGIHFYHEMISAHMTKVRSTKGQMKMLVELVSNDPQLAASKFTANFTQKMFKERWNKIATELNARLGAEKSGEKWKKAWQDARAATKTKAAALRRHINGTGGRPASHIIMSDFQNDVLPLLSQASVTGHCLSSESEVTFSFEDVVAKGNSVIICNETEKFGFADGNEQFKFDDVENDVRPVDIIEQQLDVEHYQHIITVEVEQEKDKHQKLDFVISEKIIYIDMPPIRRSNLGRRTRNATNQANYRSNSQTREARASLNRAAFSYDVSIDYSNYQCVVIGSMNSVCSHCKALKYKNEANGLCCANGKVKLIPLDPPPEPLYSLVSGIGTDSIHFLTNIQQYNNCFQMTSFGATNVVRENFMPTFKIQGQIYHRAGSLLPVSDSDNKFLQIYFMGNSPQEIDLRCAHNNLVKRSIVEQLQTLFHQHNQLIILFKTALDLMPSDNHKIVIRADKTPAGQHTRRFNAPTIDEVAIVVVGENLESRDIVLRRRNDQLQRIKETHRSYDALQYPIIFWQGEDGYDFSIKMINPIAGSETNKKVSSMNYYSYRLMIRENEDNHILKCRRLYHKYVVDMYVKIETERLTFIRLNQTKLRSEEYIHLRDAINTDGNAQNVGRMTILPATYIGSPRHMHEYAQDAMSYVRHYGTADLFITFTCNPQWIEINQELFSGQSPIDRHDITARVFRQKLKSLMDFIVKHNVFGETRCWMYSVEWQKRGLPHAHILIWLVENIRPNEVDAVISAEIPNVQVDPGLHEVVIKNMIHGPCGTLNQNSPCMMDGKCSKRYPRTLISETITGNDGYPLYRRRSTADNGKSTIVKLNQQDIEIDNRWIVPYSPILSKTFKAHINVESCHSVKSIKYICKYVAKGSDMAVIGIGAENSNDEVTQYQMGRYVSSNEAVWRIFSFPIHERHPSVVHLAVHLENGQRVYFTAQNAVQRAAQPPSTTLTSFFETCQNDDFAQTLLYSEMPKYYTWNQSSRRFIRRKQGKPVPGYTDVYSTDAIGRIYSVHPSNDECFYLRLLLVNVRGPTSFQQLRTVDGELCVSYREACQRLQLLENDAHWDQTLNDAVISSHAHQIRTLFSIIISTCFPSSPIDLWIKYKDYMCDDILYQIQNRMGNPNIQISEEIYNEALISIEDMCLIMSNKLLIQLGLTAPNRPMHDAFNQELHRERLYDLNDLKELIQTNLPLLNEQQKYVFETLMKVTNDETGGIYFLDAPGGTGKTFLISLILATIRSQNKIALALASSGIAATLLEGGRTAHSALKLPLNMHSNETPTCNVSKNSAMAKVLQQCKLIVWDECTMAHKKSLEALDRTLKDLRSNNNRFGGAMILLAGDFRQTLPVIPRSTPADELNACLKSSSLWKHVKVLHLSKICVSSCKMTNLETYSLNNSLTLVMANFL